One region of Scomber scombrus chromosome 10, fScoSco1.1, whole genome shotgun sequence genomic DNA includes:
- the her3 gene encoding hairy-related 3, whose product MVATTDCVEKSKPISGNKVSKPLMEKKRRARINKCLDQLKSLLESYYSSNIRKRKLEKADILELTVKHLRNLQKIQSCTTPASEFSDYQSGFRSCLANFNQYLLMADNLNGSDHWMLSQLSSKLCCSRGRGDNSSTMDSGPGRAETHDPARRPPSAAGPDKGKAAKSKPVKPHSASVCRFLPIEDALQSCGTKQAVHTAESTQNTHEKRSSLKKFDTTDYCRNEVSNTQNNVWRPW is encoded by the exons ATGGTGGCCACAACAGACTGCGTGGAAAAGTCCAAACCCATCTCTGGAAACAAG gtctcCAAACCACTAATGGAAAAGAAACGAAGAGCTCGCATAAACAAGTGTTTGGACCAATTAAAATCTCTTCTGGAGAGCTACTACAGTAGCAAT ATTCGAAAGCGCAAACTGGAAAAGGCTGACATCTTGGAGCTCACTGTGAAACACCTGAGGAACCTTCAAAAGATTCAGAGCT GCACTACCCCTGCTTCTGAGTTTTCAGACTATCAATCAGGCTTCCGCAGCTGCCTGGCAAACTTCAACCAGTACTTGCTGATGGCAGACAACTTAAACGGGAGCGACCACTGGATGTTATCGCAGCTTTCCAGTAAACTCTGCTGCTCTCGGGGACGAGGAGACAACtccagcaccatggacagcggCCCGGGCCGAGCTGAGACACACGACCCGGCACGGAGACCTCCATCTGCAGCCGGGCCTGATAAGGGAAAAGCGGCCAAATCTAAACCGGTGAAACCCCACAGTGCAAGTGTTTGTCGTTTTCTGCCGATTGAAGATGCACTGCAATCATGTGGAACAAAACAGGCAGTCCACACGGCGGAGTCCACGCAAAACACTCATGAAAAACGTTCAAGTCTCAAGAAGTTTGACACAACAGATTACTGCAGGAATGAAGTTTCCAACACTCAGAACAACGTCTGGCGGCCTTGGTAG